The Sporosarcina ureae genome includes a region encoding these proteins:
- a CDS encoding Rqc2 family fibronectin-binding protein: protein MAFDGLFTKAIVSELQQLKTGRISKIHQPNSQEIIFQIRASNKNHKLLVSLHPSFSRLQLTDEVLTNPPEPPLFCMVLRKQLEGGMITSIEQHENDRIVNLHVQARNELGDQIERKLVIEIMGRHSNLILLDASRDMIIDSMKHLPPSVNSYRTVLPGQPYIPAPPQDKLDPFNVTETEFNTLVGALQEPKDIVKQFAGFSPVTAAELVYRLEGNHLAFTVWRTFLESFTRDAMKPTVVENDKKTVFSAIELTHAQGTTQSFSTLGDLLDKVYFARAERERVKSQAIDLERWLSNEIAKLENKTKKLRREQETAQDLDTLKLYGELLTANSYMLHKGDKEVTVENYYEQGTTVTIPLDPRKSPIDNAQHYFSRYSKAKTALIRIAEQLEKTKDDIEYFEMVRQQVYQASPIDIEEIRQELVELGFMRARRGKKKVKLKKPKPEAFVSSTGIPISVGKNNKQNDYLTFKLAARDHVWLHTKDIPGSHVVIHDADPDAQTIEEAAGLSAYFSKARESSSVPVDYTEIRHVKKPSGAKPGFVIYFEQKTVFVTPEEDLVRKLRK, encoded by the coding sequence ATGGCATTTGATGGTTTATTTACGAAAGCAATAGTAAGCGAACTGCAACAACTGAAGACTGGTCGGATTTCGAAAATTCATCAGCCGAATTCACAAGAAATTATTTTTCAAATCCGTGCTAGTAATAAAAATCACAAATTATTAGTATCGCTACATCCTTCATTTTCCAGATTACAATTGACTGATGAAGTGTTAACAAACCCGCCGGAGCCGCCGCTATTTTGTATGGTATTACGCAAACAACTGGAGGGCGGAATGATTACGTCGATTGAACAGCATGAAAATGATCGGATTGTGAATCTCCATGTCCAAGCTCGAAATGAATTGGGTGACCAGATTGAACGGAAACTAGTCATTGAAATCATGGGGCGACATAGTAACTTGATTTTACTCGATGCTTCACGTGATATGATTATTGACAGCATGAAACATTTACCGCCTTCCGTTAACAGTTACCGTACTGTTTTACCTGGACAACCGTATATTCCGGCGCCACCACAAGATAAATTGGATCCATTCAATGTAACTGAAACTGAATTCAATACACTAGTAGGGGCACTGCAAGAACCGAAAGATATAGTAAAACAATTTGCAGGCTTTTCTCCAGTAACAGCTGCAGAATTAGTATACCGTTTAGAAGGCAACCACCTGGCATTTACCGTGTGGAGAACATTTCTTGAGAGTTTCACTCGAGATGCAATGAAACCGACCGTCGTGGAAAATGATAAAAAAACTGTATTCTCCGCAATTGAATTAACACATGCACAAGGAACAACACAGTCGTTTTCTACATTAGGTGATTTACTCGACAAAGTCTATTTTGCCAGAGCAGAACGGGAACGCGTGAAATCCCAGGCCATCGATCTAGAACGTTGGTTGTCAAATGAGATCGCTAAATTGGAAAACAAAACAAAGAAATTGCGAAGAGAACAAGAGACAGCGCAAGACTTGGATACATTGAAATTATACGGTGAACTATTAACCGCGAACAGCTACATGTTGCATAAAGGCGATAAAGAAGTAACTGTAGAAAACTATTACGAACAAGGCACAACCGTCACCATTCCACTCGATCCAAGAAAATCACCAATTGATAACGCGCAACACTATTTCTCTCGTTACTCAAAAGCAAAAACAGCTCTTATTCGGATTGCGGAACAACTTGAAAAAACCAAAGATGACATCGAATATTTCGAAATGGTTAGACAGCAAGTATACCAAGCTTCTCCAATCGATATAGAAGAAATACGTCAAGAATTAGTAGAACTAGGATTCATGCGTGCCCGTAGAGGGAAAAAGAAAGTAAAACTGAAGAAGCCTAAACCGGAGGCATTTGTATCTTCCACAGGGATTCCGATCTCAGTAGGTAAAAACAATAAGCAAAATGATTACTTGACATTCAAACTGGCAGCTCGGGATCACGTATGGCTTCACACAAAAGACATACCAGGTTCACACGTCGTCATTCACGATGCCGATCCAGACGCTCAAACAATCGAAGAAGCAGCCGGCCTCTCCGCCTACTTCAGCAAAGCCCGTGAATCATCTTCCGTACCAGTTGATTACACAGAAATTCGTCACGTAAAAAAGCCTTCAGGCGCAAAACCAGGCTTCGTCATCTACTTTGAGCAGAAGACTGTATTCGTTACACCTGAAGAAGATTTAGTACGTAAGCTTCGGAAATAA